The window ATTACTTCTCAGGTCCGGTTTGCTCCACTGTGTCTTGGTGATAAGAATGCTTGTACTCCATTGGTACAGACTTGTTCTGAGGGGATGAGATTATGtaagtgtttgcttttattttggatGTAGAAATTGTTGCACAGTTTATCCATGCTTTAAGAATTTTAGTAATGAAAGAAtcttaattcagaaaaaaaataaatccttttcaaTTACTGGAAAATTGATCTTAAAAACAAGCCAAGCTTTTAATAGATTATattataaatggtttttattttcatattcatgCCCTTTTTTTCCAACTTAAATTTCCTAcaggggaaataaaatattttaatcagggAAAAGAGGTTTTTCAAAGGTAATAAGAAATCTTTCTTCAGTATTGTAGAAGGTCATTTTGATTCTAAATTCAGAGGATTTGGGCTGTAATCCTTAGTATAAGGATAATCCCAAAAAAGCCAaatttccattccattccttaTGCATTTTTAGTTGGGGTTGTTGGTCTTTCCCTGCATTCTAGGTCGGGGTGCTACAATTGCAAATAGGTGTTAATATAATTCTGctggcctttcttttttaaagggttGCCTCAGTTGTTAAGGTGACCTGTTTTATAGCTTTTGTGCATAACCTGAACCTTGTACTCACAGTCAAGGTGACCTTCTATGTAAATTCCAAGACAGGCATGTGATAACTCACAGAACTTAAATGTTTATACTTTTGcctataaaattaacatttttgccTGTGATTTTGCTACTTTCATGTTCCCCTCCCAATGTTTTGCTTAAATGTCTCCCTTTCCACGGTTTAATATGGCAGATACTTTTGTACTTGAGCAGTTTTTGCCACTTGAATTTGGGGATCTTGGCAGTCCCATCAAATTTATTTGAGGTTGTGTATCAAAGATTCTGGATGGAGAAAACCAGAACATTAGTAGCATACCTGTGCCTTTAAATGAAGGTTAGAAAATGAGCTAACCTGGTTCCTTCTAGATTCAGAAAAAATTTGATAAAACTAATTTGAAACTTGAGAGGCCAAGCATAAAGCATTATGCTCCACATAAATGGAGTCTGGATTCTCTAGCCCTATATGAGAACTTGCTGAGAGatctattaatttttcttttaagttgctGACCAAGTTAGTTCAGACTTCTTGGTTAGGTAATCTGTTACAGATTCTTGGGGGAAGTAAAGGGCTTCTCTGATTAGTTttgatttaataataataagattaAACTCCTACCATGTGAAAACAAGCTCCCTGCCATTCTTTAGATTGTTCTTAAAGCCAAATCCTCTAAGACCAAAACATCACAAGCTCTTTGTAAATGgtctcattgtgtttttattacaGGTTGATATATCAAATGAGGGGGACTTATGGTAGCTTTTTTCTAGCACGCTAGTCTTCCGCACCCCCCAGTGTGTGGTTTTACTGTCCGTAGTTTCAGTTATTGTGGTTAGCCCctgtccagaagcagatgatcctcttcCTGATGGATGGTCAGAAGGTCACTATTAGCCCAACAGCTGTGTCACACCTCCTGCGTCCTCTTGTGGGCATTTTATCACCTCCCATCATCACGAGAAGGTGGTACACAACTATGAGATATTTTGagaccacattcatataacttCTATTACAGTATATAgttgtaattgttctattttattattagttactgTTCATTTCTCACTATgccaaatttaaattaaacttcatcataGGTATGCATGGATGTATAGGGAAAAGACGGTCGTATATTTAGGGTTTAGTACTAAACATGGTTTAGGCATCTGCTGGGGGTCTTTGAATGTGTATCCCCAGTGGATAAAGGGGACTGCCCTAGCCTCTTTGTACTTATTTGCGTATTTACTTGTTTCCTTTATGTTGGCCACAACTCTAATTTGAACATTATATCTTTAAAAGGGGTCAACAGCTTGGGGCCCACATAATAGCTGGTAGGAATTATAAAGGTCTTTCAGATTACTGGAAGGTATTCTTGCCATGGGAATAAATTAGAAACATCTATAAATGGAGCTAGAGAGGAGAAAATTAGTGGCTAACAGGGCTTTTTCCCAAGAGGGCTTTACCCAAGACCCTTCTCAAAATctttcagttaagtgtctcaacATTTCAGTGGCCCTAGTTGTGTAGAGAGCACAATAAACTGTTGTCCAGAAGTCTAGAAATTGCtgtttaggggcacttggctggctcagttggtagagcatgtgactattgatctcaggatcttgagttcaagccccacagtaaGAGTAGAGcctacttgaaagaaagaaagagaaaaggaaggaagagaaagaaagaaagaaagagaaattaattgaCATTTAGCCAATGTATTTTTAGttcctactgtgtgtcaggaatTGTGCTGAATGAACTAGGTATACAGAAGAGGCTTTCCTTTTCAAGGAGGGTTAGAAAGACTGGACACTAACAACTGTGCAATTTGGGTGTTTATTATTACACTGTTTTGAGGGAAATTAATAGGGTGCCTTGGGAAGGGGGCTGCTTTCGAGGGGGGTGGTTTGGAAAGGCTGCTGAAGAGGTTACGTTTGAACAGAGACCTAAATTTGTGCCATACTcgatgctgagcatggagtctgcttaagattctctctctccctctgcccctctcccccacttgagctctctctctaaaatagaagaaaataaaaaatttatgtcATAGGTCCCTTTGGCTGTCTAGTGAGGTCTGTGTGATGATCCTCTTAAAATACATAGAGTTACAAAGGGAATCTGTTAGATTGAAATGCCTatcaaaacatagaaaaaatgaATGTGTGATGTAGTAATAAGTTTcttattaatacattaaatactaggatctaggggcgcctgggtggctcagtcggttgagcgtccgactttggctcaggtcatgatctcacagtttgtgggttcgagccctgcattaggctctgtgctgaccgcttgctcagagcctggagcctgcttcagattctgtgtctccttctctctctgcccctccccactcacgctttgtctcactctgtttcttaaaaataaataaatgtaaaaaaaataaaataaaataaaaatactaggaTCTAATGTCAGACTAAAAACTGTAGTTTCAAATAGTGATGAGTGTTACCAATGAATCAAGATTTCTGCAGCCTCTCTGACATGACATGAAAATGTCTGTGATTTCTATTGGTGATGAAGTCCTAGGTGTCCTGTCATGCTACTGATGGCTTGCTGCCTCCATTCAAAATCAAAGGGaatgctaaatttcagttagAAGTTAGAGAAAATGAACACGTAACTTCTCTTTCATCCAAGTTCACAGACCCTCTCAATTCTGTGTGAGGACCCCATGTTAAGAACTGCTGGATTAGATGGAGCCAGCAGGAAAAACACATCCTTAAAGAAGGGGGAGCTTGCTTAGAGTAAGGCAACTCTGCATTTTTAAGGTAAATGTGTGAAATAAGGAAGAATCAGTAGCTTCCCGGTGAAACTGGGAAAACCATTTAAGAGACAGTTGGGAAAATATTAATACTGAAACATAAATAGTTGATAGTAAGGGATTATCGGGGTATTTAGGTATGGTTAAAATTGTAGTTAAAATGGTTCTCTTAGAAATACATGAATCTGTATACCTCAGTTTTAAGATGTCTTGGAtgtgtggggtgcctgtgtggttcagtgggACAAGCGTCTGACtggattgcagctcaggtcatggtctcgtggttcgtgggatcgagcccagtgtcaggctctgtgctgacagggcagagcctgcttgggattctctctccctttctctctttttctcaaaagaaataagcttaaaaaaaaaaaaaaaaaaaaaaaggctgtcttGGATTTGCTTAAAATGATTGGAGATGAGAGTAGAAAAGTAGAGGTGTGACAAGACTGATAACTGTTGAAagtggatgatggatagatggagcCTCATTAAgccatttttctgcatttatatgtttgaaattatccataataaaaagctttttaaaggtAGATAAAATTAGCCATCTGCAAAGAGTCAGTACTTGGGTGGACTAAGAATTTAGGAAGCAGCACTCAAGGTGAAGACACCTCATACATTATTTCCCGGAAGTATGGTAAAAAATGCTGCTGCAGCAGTTTAATACAGCTTCATCTTTGTGGAGCGCTCCAACTAAACCAAGTCCTAAGGAGGGAGGCGGTAAACAGTGAGCTTAAGAATCACTGTTGATCTAAGTGAATGCTGATGCCTCCCAGACCCAAGAGAAAGAGACATTAGGttaggggaggggggagacctCCAGGATTTTCCATGTCCAAGAACAACATTCCTCTAGTAAGTGTGATCCATGGACCACTCGTACTAATATCACCTGGGGTTTTTGCTAAAAATGCAGAATACTGGCTCTACCCCAGTCTTACTGACTGAAAACTTTAGGGGAAAGGGTCCCAGGTTCCTATAGTTTAATCCCCCAGATGAATCTTAACACACGTAAAGTTTGAAAACTAACTGTAGGTAGAGATGAGAATACCTTTTATCGAGCAGTTGTACCATATGCCAGATACCACGCCAAACCCTTCACATTCTTTTTAATCTTACAGCAACCCTTGTGAGGTAGGTGATGAGGAAATCTCACCTTAGAAGAATTAAGCTACTTGCCAAAGGTCACCTGGTTAGAAGTGGTAAAGTGTAACTTCAAATTCTGACCCCAGAGCCTATGCTTTTAGCTATGGCAGCCTCCCACCAGGCTCTTTTCGCTGATCCAATGCCCACCACAAGATTTCTGTGAgaattgaaaaaattataaagcagatGTGTCCTACAGAGGATGTGAATATTCTAGTCACCGGGCAGAGACTGCTCCTATTGTAAATTAATACTTAGTGTTTGGTCTATGTGTTATCTTTTTTTCAGGTTGTTGTGAATCCTCCCAAAGAATACTTAAGGCCTCTATTTGATATAAAAGCGGCTTGCAAAATTTCTGTAGCTATTGTATGTATTCCTGTATTCTAAACCTTTGTTCCTAAGAGATTGAATACCTTCCCTTCATTGACGGGACCTACTAGGACATTGCCAGCCAGAGGGCAGGGTTAAGGCCCGACTCCTGGAGAagctggtgggggtggagggaatgaAGAATAAACACAAGCTTTTACAGGGACTGCTCTGTGCTCACTTACCTTATTTAATACTTCAAGCCCTACAAGATAGGTTAGTAACCGATCCACAGTTCCTTATTTTCAATTCCAAACCCAAAAGGCTctgtaaaataagatttttttcttaagtttacagCAGATTCATTTAGCAGCAAACTCTGAGCTAAACTGCTGTGAGGCTGTTTTATGATCCTTATTCATACTTTTTGATGCAGAAATATTAATGCTCAAGGGGTGcctgcctaggtggctcaggtcatggtggtttgggagttctagccctgcataggagcctgcttgggattctctctctccctccccctctctctgctcctcccccatttgcactctctccctctttcaaaataagtaaataactttgaaaaaagtttaaaatattaatgttcaaTTATAGGGTGCTGCCCATACCTCACTGAGGATGCTATAAAGTGTATGGTGTGTGTGCCATgttgttctaaaatttaaataattttctaaaacatttttggcCCCAAGAGTTTTAGATGAGAAAGTTGAAGTTAGGAGAGTTAAGTGTTTTCTCAACACCTTGCTACCAAGTTATATAATTAGATATAAAAAGGTCacataggggcaccagggtggctcagtcagttaagcatctgacttgcgctcagatcatgatctcccagttcatgagttcgagccccgtttcagtccctgtgctgacagctcagagcctggagcctgcttcagattctgtgtctccctctctctctctctgcccctcctctgtgtgctctcgcgcacactctctcaaaaataaacaattaaattaaaaaataaaaaggtcatttatgctttgtttttcaaCTTTGCCACATGGTTGTTTAAAGAGCCCACTGAAAATCATTGAGCATGTTCTTTGAAGGAAATCTATCAGCTCTGCAAATACAtttgtacagttgacccttgacaacacaggtttgaactgcattgGTCCATTtacacaagaattttttttttttataaatacagaacaatactgtaaaagtattttctcttatgattttctttacattttctctaacttcattgtaagaatatagtagaTAGTATATACAACAGACAAAATatgtgtgttaatcaactgttgtCAGTAAGGCTTCTGTCAACAGGCTATTAAAGTTTGGGAGAAGTcagaagttatacatggattttcaactgtctGGGGGTCGATGCCCGAAACCCCTGTGGTGTTCAAGCATCAACTGTATAGTTGTATAAAAAGCCcaagaaaagtgtttttaaggTCCATTTAGAAAGCAGTCTTAGCTGTACCAGAATAAATAATCTGGTAATTTTTTTATGAGTGAGGAGGATTGTGGTGATAACTTTTCTCacagcattaaaaataacaagagtCTTTGAATCCTAGTAAGCTAAATATCTCTTTCTGCTTAAATCAGtgttattttccctattttttggTCCAGGATAGCtcatttagagaagaaaatttgatttttttccaagcaAAAAATCATCTAACGTTctctaaagagagaaaaaatacatgGTCTTTTTGCTTAAACATTGATCATGTGTTCCATACTTTTTTCTCTTGTGGGATTATCAGGCTCCCTATAGATTTTCATGTCGAAtcttaattttatgtatgtattgtgCTTTGTAAGTGTAGATCAGCCTTATATGATAAATAGGATGTTGGTAAGCATTAGGGCAAGTAAACATATAAAGGATGGCCTATGTTTATTTCCTCTTAGGTACTTTAAttgggatttaaaatttttttcataaaatgaacCTGTAGTATTGTGGCATAATAAAAATCATAGATTTGATTTTGtctccagttcctggcacagagcttctaaaacccttggaatttcctgagtgataggatGGGAACTGGTTGCCAGAAGGAACACACCCATGTTATTAGAGGGTTAGAACCATCAGTCCAACCCccaacctctggggaggggacTGGGGCTGAAGATTGAGTTCAGTCACCAAtgccagtgatttaatcagtcatgcctaTGCAGTGAAGCTTCAGGAAAACCCTGAAACCAGAGCACATCGATGTGCTGGGAGGGCGATGTGTCTGAAGAGGGCGTAGAAGCACCACTCTGCACCCCCATActttgccctatgcatctctccCGTGTGCTCTTCCTGAGTTGTTCTCCTTTAAAGCAGTCAGTGTAAATACAGCgatttcctgagttctgtgagttgtaGTGAATTACTGAACCTGAGGGGAGGTCATGGAAACCCTCATATTTATAGCTAGTTTGTCAGAAAGAAGTACAGGTGGTCTCTGAGCCTTGcaactggtgtctgaagtggggcagtttcatgggactgagcccttccTAACCTGTGGGGTCACTACAGGAAGGTAGCGTCAGAATTGAATTGTAGGCTACCCAGTTGGTGTTAGCGAATCGGAGAATCGGTGTTGGGACGCCGCAGGTGTTTTATCTGCCTAGTGTGTCACCTGGTCACAATCATCTTCTCTTACAGTATCTGACCAAGCAGGTGGAGCTCCTACGGCAGATGAATGAGCAACATGCAAAAGTTTATGAGCAATTAGATATAACAGCACGGGAACTGGAAGAAACCAATCAAAAGCTAGTTGCGGACAGCAAGGCTTCACAGCAAAAGATTCTGAGGTAAATTTTCTAGAATCCATTGAGGAAGCCCTAGGGTAAGTCATTTAGTATAAACTAGAATAGAACTTGCACATAGAGGGTTTGGGTCAACACGGGGTATGGTTTAACTTAATTCTCTATGGAGAATAGAGATTAAGTAGAAGTCCTTTCCAATTAAGAAAACCCAGTTTGAGTGGCTGGCGACTAATCTCTCCTCACTGCTTATGCCCTTAATTTAATATGACAGCAGCAAATGGCTTCTATCTGTTCCTCACAGTCTGACTGAAACCATCGAATGCCTACAAACCAACATTGACCACCTCCAGAGCCAAGTGGAGGAGTTGAAGTCATCTGGCCAAGGAAGAAAGAGCCAGGGGAAGTGTGACCAGGAGAAATCGGCACCCAGATTCTCGTGTCTGAAGGAACTCTACGACCTCCGCCAGTAGGAGCCTGCCTTTCTTTGGCATTTATGAGCAGGGGGCCATCTCATGTCAGGGACACATACTGGATCCCAGTAGATTCAAAGTACCCTTTTAAGAAATGCCACTTGGTTGTTAGACCACCAGTGGTTTGAACAAAACCACTTAACTTAAACATATGACGGATAGAGTTCTTGAGTCTTGGTAATTCTGCAAAAGCTTATTTTTGGAAGTCTTGGGAGTGCTCACTTCAGTGCTTTTCATGTGTTAAGTCTTCATTTAAATTAAGGTGCAGTACTTGTGATAGACTACAGATTTGGGGGCTGTACCTCACATTAGGGTGcaaaaaatgaaatgtcaaaaCAAGTGTTTTGCCTACAGAAATGCCTTTATAatttagagggtttttttttgtttttgttttttaaatttttttttttcaacgtttatttatttttgggacagagagagacagagcatgaacgggggaggggcagagagagagggagacacagaatcggaaacaggctccaggctccgagccatcagcccagagcccgacgcggggctcgaactcacggaccgcgagatcgtgacctggctgaagtcggacgcttaaccgactgcgccacccaggcgcccctataatttagAGTTAAGAGACTGAATCTTTAAGGactatttcttgagcacctattGTATGGCAGGTGCTATGCCAGACATGAGTGGTGAGCAAAATAGACACCATTGCTCCTGCCCTCACACTTTCACtctcagggaggggcagatacaATCATCATAAAGATAAACCCAGTTACAAGTTGCCCAGGACCCTACGCAGGAGAGAGACCAGCTTCTGCATTTTGAGTTTTCAACCTTGACCCTTCATCAAATCACTTTAGAGTTTTTCAAACTGCAATGACAATGAGGGCCTTAGGCCTAAATTAAAATCTCTAGGTGCAGGTAAAAAGCtgtccagatgattctgatgcacagccAAAGTCGAGAACCACGGGGCCATTCTAATTTCCTTGAAAGGTATCCATCATACTGCTGGGCTTTGAGAATAGGTGTTCTGAATTACTtgtaatggttaaaaaaaaaaatagtcacaaaaattatgttttcttacatgtgtttatttgccagcCTTACATAATTTCGTGTTAGCCACTGCCCTAGTACGgaataggcaaataaataaataaataaataagataaccGTCAGAGTTCCTCAAAAATActtagttggaaaaaaaaatcaatctctttTCATTCCCAGTCAGCCTACATAATatattctttcaacatttttctcCTAGACACTTTGTGTATGATCATGTGTTTGCCGAGAAGATCACTTCCTTACAAAGTCAGCAAAGCCCCgatgaggaagaaaatgagcaCTTGAAGAAAACAGTGACGATGCTGCAGGCCCAGCTTAGCCTGGAGCGGCAGAAGCGGGTGACGATGGAGGAGGAATATGGGCTTGTGCTCAAGGAGAACAGTGAACTGGAACAGCAGCTGGGAGCCACGGATGCCTACCGCGCTCGGGCGCTGGAGTTGGAGGCCGAGGTGGCCGAGATGCGCCAGATGCTGCAGTCAGAGCATCCATTCGTGAATGGCGTTGAGAAGCTGGTGCCGGACTCTCTGTTCACCTCTTTCAAAGAACACAGCCAGAGCCTGCTGGAGGAGCTGTTCCTGCCTTTGCCAGAAGCACACAGAAGGCCTCTTAAGCGCAGCAGCAGTGAGACGGTGCTGAGCAGCTTGGCCGGGGGGGACATTGTGAGGGGCCACGAGGAGACCTGCATCCGGAGGGCCAGGGCTGTGAAGCAGAGGGGCATCTCCCTTCTGCATGAAGTGGACACTCAGTACAGCGCCCTGAAGGTGAAGTATGAGGAGTTGCTGAAGAGGTGCCAGCAGGGAGAGGACTCCCTGTCCCACAAGGCTGTGCAGACCCCCAGAGCTCTCGCCAAAGACCTGGCGGGGACCAACGCCCAGCCTGAGCTGGGCACCGGCGGCTGGGAACCAGCCtctgtcaccccagagcccgtCAGTTCCCCCACCACCACAACACCTCCGGAATACAAGGCGCTTTTTAAAGAGATCTTTAGCTgcatcaagaaaacaaagcaagaaatagaTGAACAGAGAACAAAATACCGACCTCTCTCCTCTCATTCCTAATTCAACCTCCAGCTCTACTACTAATTTGCTCGTTTCCTTtcacctctctctcccactccgaCCGGTGTCTGTAAACCCCATGGCCACGTGGCTCATGACGTTTGCCTCGCTGTTTTGCTTACTAAGCAGCCAGCAGCAGGGAACGAAGGTGGCTGCTGGTGTGTCAGTTCTATAGCCCGGTTCCGTTTAAGCTCCTCAGGAAATCCCGTGACAACCTGGCCTCTGGCTGGCGCACTGATTTGTGTTGTGATTCCTTGAAAAGCCCCAGAACCAGTGGAGGGATAGATGTGTGTTCCTAGAGAAGTAGGCCTGGAGTCcctatatatgtagtatatagaGAGTGTATAGTATactggggaaaagggcagagttGAAACAAAACTAAGGCGACTCCTACTGCCTCCTCGCTTCTGAAAACTGTGTAGGAGTCAGATGGCTGCCAACCTGAAATGGCTTCATAAAAACTGTTGTATACTGTGAACTCGTTAAGAAGAATgtccaggagaaagcagggtcTAATCCAAAATCAATGGCATTAAAAAATACTCCAAGCCTTGAGTTTGGTTACATCTGCTACCAGTTGAGCTGTGACTGACAAGGAATCATAATATGTCTAAATCCAACTGATACCAAACTGAAAGGCAAGCTCTGGTTTGACCTTTGCTGTTACCATCTTGCTAGCTTATGAGCATAGGCCCTGgagggcccccacccccaccttcagaTGTTTTTACTCAAAGCTATAGTGGTTAGCATAGGCAAATATGTAAATCATTCTTAAAGTCAGGCTAAAAAAGCAAGATCAAACCCCTCACTGTGTTGTCCAAGCTGGCTAAGCTGACAGCCACAGGCTGCCCTTGTTCAGTTCCTGTCGTTCCTATAAATGTTTTTGACTTGCTGCAGAAATTCCCATTTGCTACTTTATTAAACAGTATTGTTCTTTGGGAATCTACTCATCCTCTCACTTTgcatacttttaatttaaaactatttaagaGAACTGAAGTTCCacttactgtatatattttttctaaaaaccaaataaaactacCTGTGAAAACGAACAAATGGATCACTTGCTTATTTTAAGCTGAAGCCATTTTAATGTTCTAACCaactgttccatttttttcttccaacagaTATCTCTGAGatttgataatgattttttaaatttctattcccTGTTCTTTGGGATTCTTATGTTAATGTGTTCattagaattactatatgattgaaaaatattttcaaatgtatatactttatataatcaCAAGTTTAGAAGTGTCAGACCTGGTTCTGAATTAATAGCATTTGACTCAAAACATTTGATTATTCAATCCTAGGAAAGActtacaatatttaaaaactaaagtgaGCCCTGAATCTGAATTTTGCTTTTGGATTATTTAAAAAGGGGTAAAATCCTCTTTTGAGACAGCACAAAGAGTTTGTGAAGTAAGTCATCTTGTTGTCCTGACCTCCCAACTCCTCTCCCCAGGATCAACTAGTTACCAGTTTCTTGTATATTCTTCCAAAATATACTGTGCATATGttattatgtatgtttatatCACTCCCTATTTCTAAGCACAAGAGTATACTATAAACCTTCACTGTATCTTCTATTTTCACTGAACCATGTATCTTTGAAACATTTATCTGACCATTTACATTCTTTATGAGAGTACCGTAGTATTACATCTATGGATATAGATAAACTCCATATGTATATTTAACCAATGTGGACAGCGAGGAAACAAGAAGGCTGCTGGTGTCAGTGTTACAATCCAGTTTTGTTTAAGCTCCTCGGGAAATCCCACGACAAACTGGCCTCTGGCTGGTGCACtgatgtgtatatatgcacatatacacacatcatatcacatatatatcctatctatgtatatatgagaattcatttaagtaatccctGTATCTTTGGACGTTTTTGAATCTAGAAGGTAAATCATTACGAGTGAGGTAAAAGAGGACATTTTGCTCTTACCATCTTGCAGAAGTTTACTCAACCTTGCTCCCCAAGATAGGAGGATGCCTAGTTGCTCACACTCGTGCCAGTAAACTTTTTGACCTTTGCCAAACTAATGGAAGAAAAGTGAGGTTTCCTTGtagtttaaatttcatttattaaggTTGAATATTTTGTGATCTGTTATGCCGTTTATGTTGTCTTTTGCCTGTGTTTCTTATTTAAGAGCTCTAGCATTTAGAAAATTCACTTTGCAATTAGAAATCACAAATCTTTTGTTTGTCTTAATTTTACCTTGTTATTGGCATTTTGTCAAGCAAA is drawn from Leopardus geoffroyi isolate Oge1 chromosome E3, O.geoffroyi_Oge1_pat1.0, whole genome shotgun sequence and contains these coding sequences:
- the CDR2 gene encoding cerebellar degeneration-related protein 2 isoform X2: MYTTNQEQLQEIEYLTKQVELLRQMNEQHAKVYEQLDITARELEETNQKLVADSKASQQKILSLTETIECLQTNIDHLQSQVEELKSSGQGRKSQGKCDQEKSAPRFSCLKELYDLRQHFVYDHVFAEKITSLQSQQSPDEEENEHLKKTVTMLQAQLSLERQKRVTMEEEYGLVLKENSELEQQLGATDAYRARALELEAEVAEMRQMLQSEHPFVNGVEKLVPDSLFTSFKEHSQSLLEELFLPLPEAHRRPLKRSSSETVLSSLAGGDIVRGHEETCIRRARAVKQRGISLLHEVDTQYSALKVKYEELLKRCQQGEDSLSHKAVQTPRALAKDLAGTNAQPELGTGGWEPASVTPEPVSSPTTTTPPEYKALFKEIFSCIKKTKQEIDEQRTKYRPLSSHS
- the CDR2 gene encoding cerebellar degeneration-related protein 2 isoform X1 — its product is MLAENLVEEFEMKEDEPWYDHRDLQQDLQLAAELGKTLLDRNTELEDSLQQMYTTNQEQLQEIEYLTKQVELLRQMNEQHAKVYEQLDITARELEETNQKLVADSKASQQKILSLTETIECLQTNIDHLQSQVEELKSSGQGRKSQGKCDQEKSAPRFSCLKELYDLRQHFVYDHVFAEKITSLQSQQSPDEEENEHLKKTVTMLQAQLSLERQKRVTMEEEYGLVLKENSELEQQLGATDAYRARALELEAEVAEMRQMLQSEHPFVNGVEKLVPDSLFTSFKEHSQSLLEELFLPLPEAHRRPLKRSSSETVLSSLAGGDIVRGHEETCIRRARAVKQRGISLLHEVDTQYSALKVKYEELLKRCQQGEDSLSHKAVQTPRALAKDLAGTNAQPELGTGGWEPASVTPEPVSSPTTTTPPEYKALFKEIFSCIKKTKQEIDEQRTKYRPLSSHS